A region of Argentina anserina chromosome 5, drPotAnse1.1, whole genome shotgun sequence DNA encodes the following proteins:
- the LOC126793107 gene encoding disease resistance protein At4g27190-like produces the protein MKNYKTDGELVDEIVDFVRKKIQPCGISKFLLSTRDFEEFESRQEATNNVMEALTDAEVTAIGVYGMGGVGKTTLVKRVASLAHDNGVLNLVILAPISKSPNFKQIQQTLAEQLDFKLQWETETRRAADLHDKIMSKTKILIILDDIWEMIDLSRIGIPSYEELKKCNSKVLCTTRRLHVCNTLKSQTSIPLNILSEQESWKLFVKSAGRSFESPNFENVARKVARECGGLPIALLAVARALRGKELEEWNNASRRLAKSQSATFDDKPDAFECIKFSYDYLKDEDSKSCFLLCCLFPEDYEIKIEDLLRYTVGRRFFRDAETMEEARGTLVSIVKYLKDSSLLLDGQGNIYVKMHDVIRDAAIHIATSERQFWVKARIGLECWPRGLDQGCTAISLMWNQISKLPKEELVCPRLQIFLLNGNAALDDIPETFIKSLADLWVFDVSYTSISILPQSFSFLTNLQALYLDHCNKLIDISIVGKLKNLEILSVRKCPLNELPREIEHLTNLRILDTSGVTIPCEVISKLHKLEELYMGHCEFLNLGCEAEGRGEETKIGFGEIASLSNLKRLHVGIPHHKCIPNDVEAKPDWDYFSIIIGRPEPLFLISEDRDSRSLFLYGATISMLPDWFINAVANKIEKLEYNDCGGSLVMEYDRGRLHELKHLEVKGDWKELVNTTDRVQKGPVLEKLEYLSLENLFHLEELCVGHLPLGSLVNLKVLKISGCVVKNVSKFVQRLPSLEEIDLSDTDKLESVFGCEGSGLKESKLREVTLCGLPSMKRICSGSAPRVMFQSIKILTIEGCNRLQILLASDVAQCLSQLEDLHVADCLSLERVIEEVKKEKTILPKLKTLLLEGLPMLYGASSDTVDIECPSLEYVGVVDCPHISFSISYSDHLQSLESGNGYSASASDYFGSTNPVRVLYVMRRRVELVVPPNEICIIPLF, from the exons ATGAAGAATTACAA GACGGATGGAGAACTTGTGGATGaaattgtggattttgtgCGCAAAAAGATTCAACCTTGTGGAATAAGTAAGTTCTTGTTGTCCACCAGAGATTTTGAAGAATTTGAATCGAGACAGGAGGCTACAAACAACGTTATGGAGGCACTTACAGATGCTGAGGTCACTGCCATTGGGGTCTACGGTATGGGAGGGGTGGGGAAGACAACCCTGGTTAAACGTGTTGCTTCACTTGCACACGATAATGGAGTTCTTAACCTTGTGATTCTTGCCCCCATATCCAAAAGCCCGAACTTCAAACAGATTCAACAGACATTGGCAGAGCAGCTGGACTTTAAACTCCAGTGGGAGACAGAAACTAGAAGAGCCGCTGACTTGCATGACAAGATTATGAGCAAAACTAAAATCCTTATAATCCTAGATGACATCTGGGAAATGATTGATTTGTCAAGAATTGGGATTCCTAGCTATGAGGAGCTCAAAAAATGCAATTCTAAAGTCTTATGTACTACGAGAAGGTTGCATGTTTGTAATACATTGAAGAGCCAAACAAGCATTCCTCTCAATATCTTATCAGAACAAGAATCCTGGAAGTTGTTTGTAAAAAGTGCAGGAAGGTCTTTTGAATCCCCCAACTTTGAAAATGTAGCGAGGAAGGTAGCTCGAGAATGTGGGGGTCTACCGATTGCATTGTTAGCAGTTGCAAGGGCGCTCAGAGGTAAAGAGTTGGAAGAATGGAATAACGCATCTCGAAGACTAGCCAAGTCACAATCGGCAACCTTCGATGACAAGCCAGATGCCTTTGAATGTATAAAGTTTAGCTATGATTATTTGAAAGATGAGGATTCCAAGTCATGTTTCTTGCTCTGTTGCCTATTCCcagaagattatgaaataaaaatagaagACTTGTTAAGGTATACGGTGGGAAGAAGATTCTTTCGAGATGCCGAAACAATGGAAGAAGCTAGAGGCACATTAGTTTCAATAGTCAAGTACCTGAAAGACTCTAGCTTGCTTTTGGATGGCCAGGGAAATATATACGTAAAGATGCATGATGTCATTCGAGATGCAGCCATTCATATTGCGACATCTGAACGTCAGTTTTGGGTGAAAGCTCGCATTGGTTTAGAGTGTTGGCCGCGCGGACTAGATCAAGGTTGTACTGCTATTTCACTGATGTGGAACCAAATTAGCAAGCTTCCCAAAGAAGAGTTGGTATGTCCTCGTCTCCAGATTTTTTTACTAAATGGAAATGCTGCTTTAGATGATATCCCAGAAACGTTCATCAAAAGTCTTGCTGATTTATGGGTCTTTGATGTCAGCTACACTAGTATTTCCATATTACCCCAGTCATTCAGTTTCTTGACCAACCTCCAAGCTTTGTATTTAGATCATTGCAACAAATTGATTGACATTTCTATAGTGGGGAAACTTAAGAATCTTGAAATTCTTAGTGTGAGAAAATGTCCTCTGAATGAATTGCCGAGAGAAATAGAACATTTGACCAACCTAAGGATTTTGGATACGAGTGGGGTCACAATTCCATGTGAAGTGATATCAAAATTGCATAAATTAGAAGAACTGTACATGGGTCACTGTGAATTTCTGAACTTGGGGTGTGAAGCTGAGGGACGAGGAGAAGAAACCAAGATTGGGTTCGGTGAGATAGCTAGTttatcaaatttgaaaagattGCATGTCGGCATACCTCATCACAAATGCATCCCTAACGATGTTGAAGCCAAACCAGATTGGGATTACTTTTCTATAATCATCGGCAGGCCCGAACCCCTTTTTCTAATATCAGAAGATCGGGATTCAAGATCATTGTTTCTTTATGGAGCAACCATAAGCATGTTACCTGATTGGTTTATCAACGCGGTGGCAAACAAAATAGAGAAGCTAGAGTACAATGACTGCGGAGGATCCCTTGTTATGGAGTATGATCGTGGGAGGTTACATGAGCTCAAGCATCTCGAAGTAAAAGGTGACTGGAAAGAATTGGTCAACACAACAGATCGAGTTCAAAAAGGACCAGTGTTGGAGAAGTTGGAGTACTTGTCTCTGGAAAATCTCTTCCACCTTGAGGAATTGTGTGTTGGACATCTACCACTTGGGTCTTTGGTTAATCTGAAGGTATTGAAAATAAGTGGTTGTGTGGTGAAAAATGTATCAAAATTTGTACAAAGATTGCCAAGTCTGGAGGAAATAGATTTATCCGACACGGACAAATTGGAATCTGTGTTTGGATGCGAAGGGTCTGGCCtgaaagaatcaaaattgaGAGAGGTGACATTGTGTGGACTACCTTCAATGAAGAGGATTTGTAGTGGTTCTGCCCCACGCGTAATGTTCCAGAGTATTAAAATTCTGACCATAGAGGGTTGTAACCGGCTGCAAATTCTGTTGGCATCTGATGTAGCCCAGTGTCTCTCTCAATTGGAAGACCTTCATGTAGCGGACTGCCTCTCGTTGGAAAGAGTAATTGAAGAAGTGAAGAAAGAGAAGACGATTTTACCAAAATTGAAGACCTTGCTTTTGGAGGGACTTCCTATGTTGTATGGTGCAAGCAGCGATACTGTTGATATCGAGTGTCCATCATTGGAATACGTGGGCGTGGTGGATTGCCCccatatttcattttcaatctCTTATTCCGATCACTTGCAATCCTTAGAAAGCGGGAACGGGTATTCAGCCTCCGCTTCTGACTACTTTGGCAGCACCAACCCAGTCCGAGTACTCTATGTTATGCGCAGACGGGTAGAGCTTGTGGTGCCACCAAATGAGATTTGCATCATCCCACTTTTTTGA